TTTAGCCCGAGATATTGATGTGCACCAACATACGGTTGCCGAAACAAAAGAAAAAGCCATTGCCGGGAGAACTTCCGGAACCATTGAACTGGGAGAAACCGTAACCTTTCGGGGTAAACATCTCGGTTTTTACCTGAAACACCAAAGCAAGATTACTGAAATGGAGGCTCCCAATTATTTTGTGGATGAGATGGAAAAAGGTCATTTCAAATCATTCCGACACGAACATTCCTTTGCTACCAAAAATGGCACTACCGTAATGATTGACCATTTGCAATACGAAATGCCTTATGGAGTAGTAGGAAGAGCTGTTGACAAACTGGTACTCAAAAAATACTTAACCTAACTACTGCTGAAAAGAAATGAAATACTGAAAAATCTAGCTGAAGAACAACAGCAATCCCCACCACAAAATCGGGATGCTTTCAGCCCAAAACGAAGTGTAATATTTTGATCGTTTTTCAGTAGAAAATACCAAAAACAACCACACGGTAAAAGCAATGCCCAGTTTTAAAAATAAGGCGGAATACTGCAAAGGAGATTCCAAAAATTCTAATAACAAAAACCCCAGCAACAACAAACTCCCCACTATTTTAGTTCGCCTTACGCCTATTTGTTGTGGCACTGTTTTCAAGTTAGGATCATCCACCTTCAAATCGATGATTTCAAAAATTAAAATCAAGACAAAAATCAATAGAAACCGTTGCAACGCCACCAAAAAAACTAAAGTAGTGAATGGTATTCCCGCATCAACAATCGGCAAAAACAAAGTAACGCCCACCCAGCACAAGGCTACTATATAAATCTTCACGCCTGCCCAATTGCGGGCATTCTTCCTATTGGGAAAAAAGGGCAAGGTATAGAGCAACGTCAAAATCAAAAAAACAAAAGCAATGATTTTAGTATGCTTTTCCAAGTGAATAAAACAATACCCGGCCGCCAAAAAAGAAAGGAAACTCAATCCGGCAATAGCTTTCAACTCGGTGCGCATCTCCAGTTTTTGGATTCGGGCCAAGGCATCATACTTAACAAAATTATACCCGACAATCGTACCGAAAAAACCAAACAAAGCACAGTCGTCAATAGCGGTGATTTGAAACAAAAAACCGGTCATGCGAACCAAGGCATAAACCGACAACCCCACATGGATACTACTGTTGATATAAAAGTCGAGAAGCTTCTGTAACTGTTGCATCTTTCAAAAATAGTCAAACTGTTAATAACAACCGGTTTTAGTTAAAAAAATCTCGAAATTTGACAGTCCTTTAACCTAAATTTCAGACTTTAATATTTACTTTTGTTGCCGTTAAAAAACAACACAACTAAACACACTTTAGAACTTACCATTTCAATGAGAACAGACGCATTTGCATTACGCCACATAGGTCCGAGAGAGAACGACCTAAACCATATGTTTGAAACCATAGGCGTTGACAGTTTCGACCAGCTGTTATACGAAACTTTTCCGGACGGTATCCGTTTAAAAACCGACTTGCAATTAGACCCCGCCATGACTGAATATGAGTATCTGAACCACATTCAGGAATTAGGCAAAAAAAATAAAGTATTCAAATCCTACCTAGGTTTGGGTTACCACCCAACTATAGTGCCTGCCGTAATTCAAAGAAACATCTTTGAAAACCCGGGATGGTACACCGCCTATACACCTTACCAAGCCGAGATTGCGCAAGGTCGTTTAGAAGCCATTCTAAATTTCCAAACTATGGTGATTGAGTTAACCGGTATGGAAATCGCCAACGCTTCCCTATTAGACGAAGGTACTGCCGCTGCCGAAGCTATGGCATTGCTATTCGACGTGCGTACCCGCGACCAAAAGAAAAACAACACTCGTAAATTCTTCGTTTCCGAAGAAATACTACCGCAAACGTTATCCGTATTGCAAACCCGTTCTACACCAATCGGAGTAGAGTTAGTAGTAGGCAACCACGAAACATTTGATTTCTCTGCCGACTTCTTCGGGGCTATTTTACAATACCCGGGCAAATACGGTCAGGTAAACGATTATAGTGCCTTTATTGCCAAAGCACAGGAAAACGAAATTAAAGTAGCTGTAGCTGCCGATATTTTATCTTTAGCAACCCTTACTCCTCCGGGAGAAATGGGCGCCTCAGTAGTGGTAGGTACTACCCAACGTTTTGGAATCCCAATGGGCTACGGCGGACCTCACGCAGCATACTTCGCTACCAAAGAAGAATACAAACGTTCTATGCCGGGCCGAATCATCGGAGTATCTATTGATGCCAATGGAAAACGCGCCTTACGTATGGCATTAGGAACTCGCGAACAACACATCAAACGCGAAAAAGCAACGTCTAACATCTGTACCGCTCAAGTACTGCTAGCCGTTATGGCCGGTATGTACGCCGTATACCACGGACCAAAAGGATTGCGCTACATTGCCAACAAAGTACACGCTTCGGCAGTAACCTTAGCCGATGCTTTAAATAAATTGGGCGTATACCAAACCAATACCGCTTTCTTTGACACACTATCCGTAAAAGCGGAGGCTGCCAAAGTAAAAGCTATTGCCGAAAAGCACGAAGTGAATTTCTTCTACATTGATGCTGATACGATTGCCATCTCTCTAAACGAAACCTCTTCTTTAGCCGATGTTAACCAAATCATCGCCATCTTTGCTGAAGCTACCGGTAAAGAGGCTTTCACCGTAAACAGTTTAAATACCAACGCCAACATACCTACATCACTGGCAAGAACCTCAGCGTTCTTACTGCACGATGTATTCAACAACCATCATTCTGAATCACAGTTGATGCGTTACATCAAAAAATTAGAGCGTAAAGATTTATCGCTAAACCATTCGATGATTTCGTTAGGCTCTTGCACCATGAAACTAAATGCTGCCGCCGAAATGTTGCCGTTGTCTATGGCCAACTGGAACAGCATTCACCCCTTCGCTCCTATCGAACAGGCCGAAGGCTATATAACCATGCTCAAAAAATTAGAGCAACAACTAAACGTAGTAACCGGTTTTGCCGGCACTACACTACAACCTAACTCCGGTGCCCAGGGCGAATATGCCGGACTTATGGCTATTCGTGCCTACCACTTATCTCGTGGTGACCATCACAGAAATGTATGTCTTATCCCATCCTCTGCTCACGGAACCAATCCGGCTTCAGCAGCCATGGCGGGTATGACCATTATCGTAACCAAAACCACTCCGGAAGGTAACATTGACGTAGAAGATTTAAGAGCTAAAGCCATCGAACACAAAGACGATTTGTCTTGCCTAATGGTAACCTACCCTTCTACACACGGGGTATACGAATCTTCTATCATCGAAATCACCCAACTCATTCACGACAACGGTGGTTTAGTGTATATGGACGGAGCCAATATGAATGCGCAGGTAGGATTAACCAATCCGGCCACTATCGGAGCTGATGTTTGTCACCTTAACTTACACAAAACCTTCGCTATCCCTCATGGGGGCGGTGGACCGGGTGTAGGACCAATATGTGTTAACGAAAAACTAGTACCGTTCTTACCAACAAACCCTGTTATTCCGGTAGGCGGAGACAAGGCCATCACAGCCATTTCTTCTGCGCCTTACGGTTCAGCTTTGGTGTGTTTAATCTCTTATGGCTATATCACGATGCTAGGGGCCGAAGGACTAAAAAGCGCTACCCAGTTTGCTATTTTGAACGCCAATTATATGAAAGCCCGTTTAGAAGCCCATTACCCAATTCTATATTCAGGTGAGTGCGGAAGAGCAGCACACGAAATGATCTTAGACTGTCGCGCCTTCAAACAAAACGGTATTGAAGTAACGGATATCGCCAAACGTTTAATGGATTACGGATTCCACGCGCCAACCGTGTCGTTCCCGGTAGCCGGTACTCTAATGATTGAACCAACTGAGTCGGAAGACTTGGCTGAGTTAGACCGTTTTTGTGACGCGATGATTGCCATTCGTAAAGAAATTGATGCCGCTTCTGCAGAGGAGACGAACAACGTACTTAAGAATGCACCGCACACCTTGGCGATGCTAACTACAGATACTTGGGCGTTCCCTTACACTCGCGAGCAAGCAGCCTACCCGTTAGACTACATCCACGAAAACAAATTCTGGCCAAGTGTCCGTCGTGTTGACGATGCTTATGGCGATAGAAATTTAGTGTGTTCTTGCGCCCCTATTGAGGCTTACATGTAAGAGCTAACAACAACAAATACCAAAGGTTTCAAGTTTTATAATTTGAAACCTTTTTTTATGTCCGTATCCCAAAAAAAGGACTTCAAACCCTAAACATTTATAAAACAGACAATTTTTAGTACTTTTTTCCGTTGTATAAAAAACAACCCTAACCTCATGATAAAAAGCAACTTCCTCAAAACAGTACTGACCCTGTTCTTTTTACTACTCTCCTATTCAAACGGATATACGTGTAGCATGTATAAAATAACTATCGGAAACAAAACGATTGTCGGGACCAACTTTGATGCCTATTATACCGCTCCCCGAATTTGGTTTGAAAACGCTGTCCAACCCGGTACTTATGGTGCTGCCTTTTCAGGAGGTAGAATAAGCGGTGTTCATGGATACGCGCCCCAATCCGGGATGAACGAAGCCGGTCTTTCGTTTTCTCGTCTGGCTACCGCCACCCCCCAAACTAACATAATGGATATGAGTCGTAAAAAACCCATCCCCAACGAATGCAGTTATTTAAAAGACATTTTACACACCTGCAAAACCGTAGAGGAAGTCAAACGCTACATCAGCCAATACAATCATAGTTTTTTTCTGCAGGATGTATTTATTTATATCGAAAAATCAGGGCGGTACTTAATCGTGGAACCCTACACCATGACACTGGGCAACGAAGCCCGTTACGTTTTATCCAATTTCTGTCCCTCGGTGACCGATGCTA
Above is a genomic segment from Flavobacterium phycosphaerae containing:
- a CDS encoding SRPBCC family protein; protein product: MTTIRLITKITAPIQTVFDLARDIDVHQHTVAETKEKAIAGRTSGTIELGETVTFRGKHLGFYLKHQSKITEMEAPNYFVDEMEKGHFKSFRHEHSFATKNGTTVMIDHLQYEMPYGVVGRAVDKLVLKKYLT
- a CDS encoding UbiA prenyltransferase family protein, whose product is MQQLQKLLDFYINSSIHVGLSVYALVRMTGFLFQITAIDDCALFGFFGTIVGYNFVKYDALARIQKLEMRTELKAIAGLSFLSFLAAGYCFIHLEKHTKIIAFVFLILTLLYTLPFFPNRKNARNWAGVKIYIVALCWVGVTLFLPIVDAGIPFTTLVFLVALQRFLLIFVLILIFEIIDLKVDDPNLKTVPQQIGVRRTKIVGSLLLLGFLLLEFLESPLQYSALFLKLGIAFTVWLFLVFSTEKRSKYYTSFWAESIPILWWGLLLFFS
- the gcvP gene encoding aminomethyl-transferring glycine dehydrogenase translates to MRTDAFALRHIGPRENDLNHMFETIGVDSFDQLLYETFPDGIRLKTDLQLDPAMTEYEYLNHIQELGKKNKVFKSYLGLGYHPTIVPAVIQRNIFENPGWYTAYTPYQAEIAQGRLEAILNFQTMVIELTGMEIANASLLDEGTAAAEAMALLFDVRTRDQKKNNTRKFFVSEEILPQTLSVLQTRSTPIGVELVVGNHETFDFSADFFGAILQYPGKYGQVNDYSAFIAKAQENEIKVAVAADILSLATLTPPGEMGASVVVGTTQRFGIPMGYGGPHAAYFATKEEYKRSMPGRIIGVSIDANGKRALRMALGTREQHIKREKATSNICTAQVLLAVMAGMYAVYHGPKGLRYIANKVHASAVTLADALNKLGVYQTNTAFFDTLSVKAEAAKVKAIAEKHEVNFFYIDADTIAISLNETSSLADVNQIIAIFAEATGKEAFTVNSLNTNANIPTSLARTSAFLLHDVFNNHHSESQLMRYIKKLERKDLSLNHSMISLGSCTMKLNAAAEMLPLSMANWNSIHPFAPIEQAEGYITMLKKLEQQLNVVTGFAGTTLQPNSGAQGEYAGLMAIRAYHLSRGDHHRNVCLIPSSAHGTNPASAAMAGMTIIVTKTTPEGNIDVEDLRAKAIEHKDDLSCLMVTYPSTHGVYESSIIEITQLIHDNGGLVYMDGANMNAQVGLTNPATIGADVCHLNLHKTFAIPHGGGGPGVGPICVNEKLVPFLPTNPVIPVGGDKAITAISSAPYGSALVCLISYGYITMLGAEGLKSATQFAILNANYMKARLEAHYPILYSGECGRAAHEMILDCRAFKQNGIEVTDIAKRLMDYGFHAPTVSFPVAGTLMIEPTESEDLAELDRFCDAMIAIRKEIDAASAEETNNVLKNAPHTLAMLTTDTWAFPYTREQAAYPLDYIHENKFWPSVRRVDDAYGDRNLVCSCAPIEAYM